From the Prosthecobacter fusiformis genome, one window contains:
- a CDS encoding DUF1549 domain-containing protein produces MKTSLLSLTSLSFLALAVHAAPPKKEEGIDPNKPVSFYKHIRPILQANCTGCHQPAKAKGDYVMTDFAKLLAGGEEGGAIVPGKPEESNLLKVSSPDAEGKVEMPPKGDPLHETQLALIKRWITEGATDDTPASVMAQYDMDHPPVYVTAPAVTSLEYSPDGSMIAVAGYHEVLIHQADGSGIVARLVGLAERIQKLAWSPDGKKILVTGGSPAREGEIQIWDVAKKRLELSKSLTFDTLYGASWSPDGKFIAVGCGDNGLRAFEATTGKEVVFMGGHSDWVLDTAWSNDGKFIASCGRDMSVKLTEVETQRFVDNITSITPGALKGGVHVISRHPQRNEILIGGTDGMPAIYRMERITKRVIGDNANLIRKFPLMQGRIFGVDFAPDGKRIVAGASHEGTGQVNIYASDYDSTMPDEVKTIVETRSGTGKALDEWIVKDVKLIASVPVPTGGVFTVSFSPDGQTVAASGQDGRIRLIEAATGKIAKEFVSVPLAEDKALAASDVIADDSVRATATRDEKVETLVPGLTVASIEVQPTNVSIAKANEYAQLLVTAKMSDGSKADITRMAKITFNGGDAASVNERGLVRPSRNGNGEVKIAFMGKTAAVPVTVAGMDLALKPDYVRDVMPITSKLGCNMGTCHGAKDGKAGFKLSLRGYDPIYDVLAFTDELASRRANVASPDHSLMLLKASGSVPHEGGQLTVPGELYYETLKAWISQGAKLDLKTPRVTSIEVFPKNPVLERIGNRQQMRVVARYADGYVRDVTAEAFMESGNGDVIEADKTGLMTSLRRGEAAILARFEGSYAATTITVMGDRTGFTWSEPEKWSKIDELVAKKWQRMKIEPSGMCSDEEFLRRLHIDLTGLPPKPEEVRAFVADTRDTRTKRNEVIDKLIGNPDFVDHWSNKWADMLQVNSKFLGNEGVKILRDWIKQQVADNTPYDRMAYRIITATGSTKDNPAAAYYKTVRTPEELVENTTHLFLATRFNCNKCHDHPFEKWTWDQYYETAAFFAQVDLKTDPASDGKTIGGTAVEGAKPLYEIIGDKTEGEMNHLRTNAPVAPKVPFDTELVSKTATSRREQFATWMTSAENDYFAMSYANRIWGYLTGTGVIEPLDDIRAGNPPSNPELLQYLTNEFVQSGFNVRHLMKIITQSRTYQLSLSTNKWNEDDKVNYSHAKARRLPAEVLFDSVFAVTGSMPNIPGVPKGTRAAQLIDGQTQLPDGFLTNFGKPARESVCECERSNEVNLGPVMALMSGPTVGDAISDPNNAIAKLTSEVQDDAKLVEEIFMRIINRKPSGKEINAALASMASMEGENKNLEAERQAKEAEQKPIIDKAEADRLAQIAATQAELEGYKVKMAPEWKKKEEARLAAITKAEEAVKKIADAAPMQQPRWEQYVDLTTEWVPLEVAVGKAAGVEKLEVLPDGSLFATPLSGGRMAAGNYQISGKTSLENITAIKLEALPDDRLPNNGPGLAKDGNFVLSELVVNATALTREGGKRVKGGLPQVLKNPKADFEQSGYGVAEALKKGNRDKGWAVSPEGGYRHEATFEFTQPVNYKGGAQFIIQLSQPYRNGLYNLGRFRLWVTSSPVVRFGAAKEVADAIKTPAAKRTPEQKAALAAHFMAQFKDYQTSKKTLAAAKNPLPVDEQLVALEAKHVDAQKPIVLDPKLIQLRRDSDLSAQQLGNKRLTAAQDLAWALINSPAFLFNH; encoded by the coding sequence ATGAAGACGTCTTTACTTTCGCTCACCAGCCTTTCTTTTCTGGCGCTGGCTGTCCATGCAGCTCCGCCGAAAAAGGAGGAGGGTATCGACCCGAATAAACCGGTGTCATTCTACAAGCACATCCGGCCGATTCTCCAGGCGAACTGCACGGGCTGCCATCAGCCCGCCAAGGCCAAGGGGGATTACGTGATGACGGACTTTGCCAAGCTGTTGGCGGGTGGGGAAGAGGGCGGTGCCATTGTGCCAGGCAAGCCGGAGGAATCCAATCTGCTCAAGGTATCCTCCCCCGATGCGGAGGGTAAAGTGGAGATGCCACCAAAGGGCGACCCATTGCATGAGACGCAACTGGCACTGATCAAGCGCTGGATCACGGAAGGGGCCACGGATGATACGCCAGCCTCCGTGATGGCGCAGTATGATATGGATCATCCGCCCGTGTATGTGACGGCTCCTGCGGTGACCTCGCTGGAATACTCTCCGGATGGCAGCATGATCGCGGTGGCGGGATACCATGAGGTGCTGATTCATCAGGCGGATGGCAGCGGCATCGTGGCGCGGCTTGTGGGCCTGGCGGAGCGTATCCAAAAGCTGGCTTGGTCACCCGACGGAAAGAAGATTTTGGTCACGGGCGGTAGCCCGGCGCGTGAGGGGGAAATCCAGATCTGGGATGTGGCCAAAAAGCGCTTGGAGCTTTCCAAATCACTGACCTTTGACACGCTGTATGGAGCGAGCTGGTCCCCCGATGGCAAATTCATCGCCGTCGGCTGCGGTGACAATGGCTTGCGTGCTTTTGAGGCGACGACGGGCAAAGAAGTGGTGTTCATGGGCGGTCATAGCGACTGGGTGCTGGACACTGCCTGGAGCAATGATGGCAAGTTCATCGCCTCCTGCGGGCGGGATATGAGCGTGAAGCTGACGGAGGTGGAAACACAGCGCTTTGTGGACAACATCACCTCCATCACACCTGGGGCGCTGAAGGGCGGCGTGCATGTGATTTCACGGCATCCGCAGCGCAATGAAATCCTTATCGGCGGCACGGATGGCATGCCTGCCATCTATCGAATGGAGCGCATCACGAAGCGTGTCATCGGGGACAATGCCAACCTGATCCGCAAATTTCCCCTCATGCAGGGTCGCATCTTTGGCGTGGACTTTGCGCCGGATGGCAAACGCATCGTCGCTGGGGCTTCCCATGAGGGGACGGGCCAGGTCAATATTTATGCATCGGATTATGACAGTACGATGCCGGACGAAGTGAAGACGATTGTGGAGACTCGCAGTGGCACGGGCAAGGCCCTGGATGAATGGATCGTCAAAGACGTGAAGCTTATCGCCAGTGTGCCGGTGCCCACAGGCGGTGTTTTCACAGTCAGCTTCAGTCCAGACGGGCAGACTGTAGCGGCTTCAGGTCAGGATGGGCGCATTCGTTTGATTGAGGCCGCGACTGGAAAAATTGCCAAAGAGTTTGTTAGTGTGCCTTTGGCTGAAGACAAGGCCCTGGCTGCCAGTGATGTGATCGCGGATGACAGTGTGCGCGCCACGGCGACGAGGGATGAGAAGGTGGAAACGTTGGTGCCAGGACTGACGGTGGCTTCCATTGAGGTGCAGCCGACGAATGTCTCCATCGCCAAGGCCAACGAATATGCCCAGCTTTTGGTGACTGCCAAAATGAGCGACGGCAGCAAGGCGGACATCACCCGCATGGCCAAGATCACTTTCAATGGAGGCGATGCCGCGAGCGTCAACGAGCGTGGTCTGGTGCGTCCGAGCCGCAATGGCAACGGCGAAGTGAAGATCGCCTTCATGGGGAAAACTGCCGCAGTCCCTGTGACTGTGGCTGGCATGGACCTAGCGCTGAAGCCTGACTATGTGCGCGATGTGATGCCCATCACCTCTAAGCTGGGCTGCAATATGGGCACGTGCCATGGTGCCAAGGATGGCAAGGCAGGTTTCAAGCTTAGCCTGCGCGGATATGATCCGATTTATGACGTGCTGGCTTTTACGGATGAGCTGGCCAGCCGCCGCGCAAATGTGGCCTCGCCTGACCACTCACTGATGCTGCTGAAAGCCAGCGGATCGGTACCACATGAAGGCGGGCAGTTGACCGTCCCCGGTGAGCTTTATTATGAGACGCTGAAAGCCTGGATCAGCCAGGGAGCGAAGCTGGATCTGAAGACACCACGTGTGACGAGCATTGAGGTGTTTCCCAAGAATCCGGTGCTGGAGCGGATTGGCAATCGCCAGCAGATGCGCGTCGTCGCTCGTTATGCGGATGGCTATGTCCGTGATGTCACGGCGGAGGCCTTCATGGAAAGCGGCAATGGCGATGTCATCGAAGCGGACAAAACCGGTCTAATGACCAGCCTGCGCCGTGGTGAAGCCGCCATCCTGGCACGTTTTGAAGGATCCTATGCAGCGACTACCATCACGGTGATGGGGGATCGCACGGGCTTCACCTGGAGCGAGCCGGAAAAGTGGAGCAAGATTGATGAACTGGTGGCCAAGAAGTGGCAGCGCATGAAGATCGAGCCGAGTGGCATGTGCAGTGATGAGGAGTTCCTGCGCCGTCTTCACATTGATCTCACTGGACTGCCGCCGAAGCCGGAAGAAGTGCGTGCCTTTGTGGCAGATACGCGTGACACGCGCACGAAGCGCAACGAGGTCATCGACAAGCTCATCGGCAATCCTGATTTCGTGGACCACTGGTCTAACAAGTGGGCGGACATGCTTCAGGTAAACAGCAAGTTTCTGGGCAATGAAGGCGTCAAGATCCTGCGCGACTGGATCAAACAACAGGTGGCGGACAATACGCCGTATGACCGCATGGCCTACCGCATCATCACCGCCACTGGCTCGACCAAGGACAATCCGGCGGCGGCTTATTACAAGACGGTGCGCACTCCTGAGGAACTGGTAGAAAACACCACACACCTTTTCCTGGCCACCCGTTTCAATTGCAATAAGTGCCACGATCACCCATTCGAGAAATGGACCTGGGACCAGTATTATGAAACGGCCGCTTTCTTTGCCCAAGTGGACCTGAAGACCGATCCGGCTAGCGATGGCAAGACCATCGGAGGTACTGCTGTGGAAGGCGCGAAGCCGCTTTATGAAATCATTGGCGACAAGACCGAGGGTGAAATGAATCACCTGCGCACCAATGCGCCCGTGGCTCCTAAAGTTCCTTTCGATACAGAACTAGTCAGCAAAACCGCCACCAGCCGCCGTGAGCAGTTTGCCACCTGGATGACCAGCGCGGAAAATGATTACTTCGCCATGAGTTATGCCAACCGCATTTGGGGCTACCTCACGGGCACGGGAGTCATCGAGCCGCTGGATGACATTCGTGCGGGCAACCCACCGAGCAATCCTGAGCTGCTGCAATACCTGACGAATGAGTTTGTGCAGAGCGGTTTTAACGTCCGCCACTTGATGAAAATCATCACCCAGAGCCGCACGTATCAGCTCAGTCTGAGCACGAATAAGTGGAACGAGGATGACAAGGTGAACTACAGCCATGCCAAGGCCCGCCGCCTGCCCGCTGAGGTGCTGTTTGATTCCGTCTTCGCCGTTACTGGATCAATGCCGAACATCCCCGGCGTGCCGAAAGGCACCCGCGCTGCTCAGCTCATCGACGGCCAGACGCAGCTGCCTGATGGTTTCCTAACCAATTTTGGCAAACCAGCCCGCGAGAGCGTGTGCGAGTGCGAGCGCAGCAACGAGGTCAATCTAGGCCCCGTGATGGCTCTGATGTCTGGCCCAACGGTGGGCGATGCGATCAGTGATCCGAACAACGCCATCGCCAAGCTCACCAGCGAAGTTCAGGACGACGCGAAACTGGTGGAGGAGATTTTCATGCGCATCATCAACCGAAAACCCTCCGGCAAGGAGATCAATGCGGCACTGGCCAGCATGGCTAGCATGGAAGGGGAGAATAAGAATCTCGAGGCCGAGCGCCAGGCGAAGGAGGCTGAGCAAAAACCGATCATCGATAAAGCCGAGGCTGACCGTCTGGCCCAAATCGCCGCGACCCAGGCTGAACTTGAAGGTTATAAAGTGAAGATGGCTCCTGAATGGAAAAAGAAGGAGGAGGCTCGCCTCGCTGCCATCACTAAGGCGGAAGAAGCGGTAAAGAAAATCGCGGATGCTGCTCCGATGCAGCAACCGCGCTGGGAGCAGTATGTGGACCTGACTACCGAATGGGTGCCCCTTGAGGTAGCCGTCGGCAAAGCCGCAGGTGTAGAGAAACTCGAGGTGCTGCCCGACGGATCCCTCTTCGCCACCCCTTTATCTGGTGGGCGCATGGCTGCGGGCAATTATCAAATCAGCGGCAAGACATCCCTGGAAAATATTACCGCCATCAAGCTGGAAGCCTTGCCGGATGATCGCCTGCCTAACAATGGACCTGGCCTGGCCAAGGACGGAAATTTTGTGCTTAGTGAGCTTGTGGTCAATGCCACGGCCCTGACTCGTGAAGGTGGTAAGAGGGTCAAAGGTGGCCTGCCTCAGGTGCTGAAAAATCCCAAGGCCGACTTTGAGCAGAGCGGCTATGGGGTGGCGGAAGCCCTGAAGAAAGGCAATCGTGACAAAGGCTGGGCTGTCTCCCCTGAGGGCGGATATCGGCATGAGGCGACCTTTGAATTCACCCAGCCAGTTAACTACAAAGGGGGGGCTCAGTTCATCATCCAGCTCAGCCAGCCCTATCGCAATGGCCTCTATAACCTGGGGCGTTTCCGCTTGTGGGTCACCAGCAGCCCGGTCGTCCGATTTGGGGCTGCGAAAGAAGTCGCCGATGCTATCAAGACTCCGGCAGCGAAGCGTACGCCTGAGCAAAAAGCTGCTCTGGCCGCTCACTTCATGGCTCAGTTCAAGGACTACCAGACCAGTAAAAAGACACTCGCCGCTGCTAAAAACCCTCTGCCGGTGGATGAGCAGCTCGTTGCCCTGGAAGCTAAGCATGTGGATGCTCAAAAGCCCATCGTGCTTGATCCCAAGCTCATCCAGCTCCGCCGTGACAGTGACCTGAGTGCCCAGCAACTGGGCAACAAGCGCCTCACCGCCGCCCAAGACCTCGCCTGGGCCCTCATCAATTCACCGGCTTTCCTGTTTAATCATTGA
- a CDS encoding DNA topoisomerase IV subunit B produces the protein MSTPAHNYTEDSIKSLDWREHIRLRPGMYIGKLGDGSQPEDGIYVLLKEVIDNCIDEHVMGYGKLIEVEITEDHQATIRDYGRGIPLGKLMECCAQINTGAKYDSEVFKRSVGLNGVGIKAVNALSIQFKIQAFRAGQTRAMEFSQGIVRKDMKTPQPTEEVDGTRISFRPDTENFTPHVHFKLDYVREMLRFYSWLNPGLTLKLNGESFKSKEGLRDLIAAKLTEEPQYPVIHLDGTDVEVAFTHGSGYGEEFYTFVNGQHTTQGGTHMAAFREAIVQECREFYKKQFEPGDVRTGIIAAVSVKVQEPIFESQTKTKLGSTHMEPNGRNLRSHIINTVVKELDNFLHKKADIAKALQEKILSNEKERKEISGIQKAARESARKAKVHNKKLRDCRIHFDTKDKQREESTLFITEGDSASGSITKSRDVNTQGVFSLRGKPLNCFGLSRKIVYENEEFYLLANALQIDENIEDLRYNKIILATDADVDGMHIRLLMITFFLQFFPEIVRAGHLFILQTPLFRVRNKKETFYCYSDTERQRAIHKCGKSAEITRFKGLGEISPDEFKHFIGPKIRLEPVMMPEHKSIKELLTFYMGKNTPDRQHYIVDNLRVEKELDFKGEDGALPEAA, from the coding sequence ATGTCCACCCCTGCCCATAATTATACGGAAGACAGCATCAAGTCACTCGACTGGCGCGAGCACATCCGCCTGCGCCCTGGCATGTACATTGGCAAGCTGGGAGATGGCTCCCAGCCGGAGGACGGCATCTATGTGTTGCTCAAGGAGGTGATTGATAACTGCATTGATGAGCACGTGATGGGCTACGGAAAGCTCATCGAGGTGGAAATCACCGAAGACCACCAGGCGACCATCCGCGACTATGGCCGTGGCATTCCCCTGGGTAAGCTCATGGAATGCTGTGCCCAAATCAACACGGGTGCCAAGTATGACAGTGAGGTTTTCAAGCGCTCAGTCGGTCTCAACGGAGTGGGGATCAAGGCGGTGAATGCGCTCAGCATCCAGTTTAAAATCCAGGCTTTTCGTGCGGGCCAGACACGCGCCATGGAATTCAGCCAGGGCATCGTCCGCAAGGACATGAAGACGCCCCAGCCCACGGAGGAAGTGGACGGAACGCGCATCTCGTTCCGGCCCGATACTGAAAACTTCACCCCCCACGTCCATTTCAAGCTGGATTACGTGCGGGAAATGCTGCGCTTTTACTCTTGGCTGAACCCCGGGCTGACCCTCAAGCTCAACGGAGAATCCTTCAAATCCAAGGAGGGCCTGCGCGACCTCATCGCCGCCAAGCTCACGGAAGAGCCTCAATATCCCGTCATCCACCTGGATGGCACGGATGTCGAAGTGGCCTTCACCCACGGCAGCGGATATGGGGAGGAATTTTATACCTTCGTCAACGGCCAGCACACCACCCAGGGGGGAACTCACATGGCCGCCTTCCGCGAGGCCATCGTCCAGGAATGCCGGGAGTTTTATAAAAAACAATTCGAACCAGGCGATGTCCGCACCGGCATCATCGCTGCGGTTTCCGTGAAAGTGCAGGAGCCCATCTTCGAAAGCCAGACCAAGACCAAACTCGGCTCCACTCACATGGAACCCAATGGCCGCAACCTGCGCAGCCACATCATCAACACAGTGGTGAAGGAACTGGACAATTTCCTGCATAAAAAAGCCGACATCGCCAAGGCCCTGCAGGAAAAGATCCTCTCCAATGAGAAGGAGCGCAAAGAAATCTCCGGCATCCAGAAAGCGGCCCGTGAATCCGCCCGCAAGGCCAAGGTGCATAACAAAAAGCTGCGCGACTGCCGCATCCACTTCGATACCAAGGACAAGCAGCGGGAAGAAAGCACCCTCTTCATCACCGAAGGTGACAGCGCCTCCGGCTCCATCACCAAAAGCCGCGATGTGAATACCCAGGGTGTCTTTTCCCTGCGCGGGAAGCCGCTGAACTGTTTCGGCCTCAGCCGCAAGATCGTCTATGAGAACGAGGAATTTTACCTCCTGGCGAATGCCCTCCAGATCGACGAAAACATCGAGGACCTGCGTTACAACAAAATCATCCTGGCCACCGATGCCGATGTGGACGGCATGCACATCCGCCTGCTGATGATCACCTTTTTCCTGCAATTCTTCCCAGAGATCGTCCGCGCCGGCCACCTCTTCATTCTCCAGACGCCGCTCTTCCGCGTGCGCAACAAGAAGGAAACGTTTTACTGTTACAGTGATACGGAGCGCCAGCGTGCCATCCACAAATGCGGCAAAAGTGCCGAGATCACCCGGTTCAAAGGACTTGGCGAAATCTCCCCGGATGAGTTTAAGCACTTCATCGGTCCCAAGATCCGCCTGGAGCCCGTCATGATGCCCGAGCACAAAAGCATCAAGGAACTCCTCACCTTTTACATGGGCAAAAACACCCCTGACCGCCAGCACTACATCGTGGACAACCTCCGCGTGGAGAAGGAGCTGGACTTCAAAGGCGAAGATGGCGCACTGCCAGAGGCAGCGTGA